A DNA window from Hydra vulgaris chromosome 13, alternate assembly HydraT2T_AEP contains the following coding sequences:
- the LOC105845042 gene encoding uncharacterized protein LOC105845042 isoform X2 produces the protein MEKACSNTNEFEIKNGRVIDLSKISLTPSKMQNLLKDVEQNKRLNHIIWGDNTPTDPFSVELQQKIEEKIIQNNKNYLKHPNDFIHALLSSYVYQNSVPGEKVEFKSDHKIKYNQYLTNWKVQKVYNKPEAGKYYAASFTNESEYQIVLAHRGTTATIEDIIKPDSPLRTDIIGVLGKENVAQLVQDYVVTKEVVAYAKENGYQLSITGHSLGAWLAEFSVYFCAADFLYSAKAVTFDSPGSIDIERFFTNVVNLDTEKNLANLYIVTYLSSPNFVNTCNQHLGTLYRLFPKVKIPELLVKVFGLINVFKKVDIEPISSIFSHSLDPIIETFNPVTGKPEEYQQIKNWPVIKYTPKKPTGLNVVTQCFSSAITDNFSKEELDVKDKLNKKFFPRTLVSILDLLGDILTGRIDQSQQIECWKYLKQIPEGELPESHITNPEHEFGLKNNGRYEVDKVNLFKDRIDKPSLCYLKALANKREDYLCKNSLINKQLNVIRKQYVIKSDRDETNPNKIIESNGDEELTVEQLNNWLSSLVDVDCELKFILNNENQGQKFSDAVTQSYQKLSNYANILSPDLVSKSSANQNKDDTFEKVKEVIDDFKNLGARDTIKHDFIANKITSDKVNNCIRTMHSLSNHYMYKRHDGKTARDLLQSCKDIAENCIPYKEGSELYFNNLEPQAIYEILPKRDNQPAEIAILYTKIIYHLGRTYIYQKPGSREDAKKYFKLAKYLGKKFDLLEGHLSVRSGLGIIKEDAIDASIKAGSFSVAQAKSKYLKAIELYKELKSNEKPLHDNPLAPQQKKVVPKDDPYNNIECNEQIVKYYGKLVSITPNPEEKVQYTKEIIECTKCLFDKLQEVQNKKSASVFNTLGDALLKLNDANVEPSELMKLMQLVGKKLVNESKEKTGEIKSNLETIYLLFADANKKSSNYDFTKADSANGMMKVRSRQIAFSPKKRDLMLKEINQLKNERDNVNKNINREIDYGDIPLVDKS, from the coding sequence atGGAGAAAGCGTGCTCAAATACCAATgagtttgaaattaaaaacgGTAGAGTCATTGATTTAAGCAAAATATCATTAACACCTTCCAAAATGCAAAATCTATTGAAAGATGTAGAACAAAACAAACGTTTAAACCATATTATTTGGGGAGATAATACACCAACTGATCCTTTTAGTGTGGAGTTACAGCAAAAAATTGAAgagaaaattattcaaaataacaaaaactatttaaagcaTCCAAATGACTTTATTCATGCATTGTTGAGCTCATACGTTTATCAAAACTCTGTGCCGGGAGAAAAAGTAGAATTTAAATCAgatcataaaattaaatacaatcaGTACTTAACAAATTGGAAAGTTCAAAAAGTATACAATAAACCTGAAGCTGGAAAATACTATGCCGCCAGTTTTACTAACGAGTCAGAATACCAGATAGTGCTTGCTCATAGAGGAACTACAGCAACTATTGAAGATATAATCAAACCTGATTCCCCTTTAAGAACTGATATTATTGGGGTATTGGGCAAAGAAAATGTTGCTCAGTTGGTACAAGATTACGTTGTTACTAAAGAGGTTGTAGCATACGCTAAAGAAAATGGATATCAACTATCAATCACCGGCCACTCTCTTGGAGCTTGGTTAGCTGAGTTCAGTGTTTATTTTTGTGCGGCTGATTTTCTTTATTCAGCTAAAGCTGTTACTTTTGATAGCCCTGGATCAATAGATATTGAAcgtttttttactaatgttgTTAATCTAGACACTGAAAAAAATCTTGCAAACCTATATATAGTGACTTACCTATCTTCTCCTAATTTTGTTAATACCTGTAATCAGCATTTAGGTACATTGTATAGGTTGTTTCCAAAAGTAAAAATACCTGAACTACTTGTAAAAGTTTTTGGCTTGATTAATGTATTCAAAAAAGTAGATATAGAACCAATAAGTTCAATATTCAGTCACAGTCTTGATCCCataattgaaacttttaatcCGGTAACCGGTAAACCAGAAGaatatcaacaaataaaaaactggccTGTTATCAAGTATACTCCTAAAAAACCAACAGGTTTAAATGTGGTCACTCAGTGTTTTTCTAGTGCTATTACAGACAATTTCAGTAAGGAAGAACTTGATGTAAAagataaattgaataaaaaattttttcctcgCACTCTTGTCAGCATATTAGATTTATTGGGTGATATTTTAACTGGAAGGATTGACCAAAGTCAACAAATAGAATGTTGGAAATATCTAAAGCAAATTCCTGAAGGCGAACTCCCCGAGTCTCATATCACAAACCCTGAACATGAATtcggtttgaaaaataatggCCGATATGAAGTCGATAAGGTAAACCTATTCAAAGATAGAATTGATAAACCATCCTTATGCTACTTGAAGGCATTAGCAAACAAACGAGAAGATTATTTGTGCAAAAATTCGCTAATCAATAAGCAACTAAATGTTATTCGTAAACAATATGTAATTAAGTCTGACCGTGATGAGACTAAcccaaataaaattatagaaagtAACGGAGATGAGGAGTTGACAGTAGAACAGTTAAACAACTGGCTATCATCTTTAGTTGATGTAGATTGTGAgttgaagtttattttaaataatgagaATCAAGGTCAAAAATTTTCTGATGCTGTTACACAGAGCTATCAAAAGTTATCTAATTATGCTAACATTTTATCTCCAGATCTTGTATCAAAGTCATCAGCTAATCAAAACAAAGATGatacatttgaaaaagttaaagaagtaattgatgattttaaaaatcttggTGCAAGAGACACAATAAAACATGATTTCATTGCTAACAAAATCACAAGTGATAAAGTTAACAATTGTATTCGCACAATGCATTCTTTGTCAAATCATTATATGTATAAGCGTCACGATGGTAAAACAGCTCGTGACTTGTTACAATCATGCAAAGACATTGCTGAGAATTGTATTCCTTATAAAGAAGGATCAGAGCTGTACTTTAATAATCTTGAACCACAAGCAATATACGAGATACTTCCAAAACGTGACAATCAACCCGCAGAGATAGCAAttctttatacaaaaataatttaccatTTAGGCAGAACTTACATATATCAAAAACCAGGTTCAAGAGAAGAtgctaaaaagtattttaagttaGCCAAATATTTAGGGAAAAAGTTCGATCTTTTAGAAGGACACTTGAGTGTTCGAAGTGGActtggaataataaaagaaGACGCAATTGATGCTTCTATTAAAGCGGGCAGTTTTAGTGTAGCTCAGGCTAAAAGCAAGTACTTAAAAGCCATAGAGTTGTATAAAGAGCTTAAGTCTAATGAAAAACCATTGCATGATAATCCTCTCGCACCCCAGCAAAAAAAAGTAGTGCCAAAGGATGATCCTTATAACAATATTGAATGTAATGAACAAATTGTAAAATACTACGGCAAACTTGTTTCAATTACACCAAACCCAGAAGAAAAAGTTCAATATACAAAAGAAATTATAGAATGCACAAAgtgtttatttgataaactaCAAGaagtgcaaaataaaaaaagtgcctCTGTATTTAATACATTGGGCGATGCTTTACTTAAACTAAATGATGCTAATGTAGAACCGAGTGAGCTAATGAAGCTAATGCAGCTTGtaggaaaaaaattagtaaatgaaagtaaagaaaaaacaggtgaaataaaaagcaatttagaaactatttatttactatttgctgatgcaaataaaaaaagctcAAACTATGATTTCACCAAAGCAGATAGTGCAAACGGAATGATGAAGGTACGCAGTAGACAAATTGCTTTCTCACCTAAAAAAAGAGATTTgatgttaaaagaaataaatcagctaaaaaatgaaagagataacgtaaataaaaacattaatagaGAAATAGATTATGGTGACATTCCACTAGTCGATAAATCCTAA